Genomic DNA from Peribacillus simplex:
GTTAGTGAACCGCCCAGTTTATGAACACTCGTTGCAGCCATATCCGCTCCAGCTTGCATGGCTGACATCGGCAAGTCTTCATGGAAGTGTATATGGACACCATGTGCTTCATCTACCAGTACTGGGATTCGGTGGGAATGAGCAACCTCCACTATTTTTTGCAAATCAGCCGAAATGCCAAAATAGGTTGGATTGATGACAAGCAATCCTTTTGCATCGCTATGTTCCCTTAAAGTTTTTTCGACGGCATCGACGGTGATTCCGTGTGAGATGCCCAAATCTTTGTCAATTTCAGGATTGATGAAAATGGGAACAGCTCCGGAAAATACAATGGCAGACATTACGGATTTATGTACATTCCTTGGGACGATGATTTTGTCCCCAGGTCCGCAGACTGTCATGACCATCGTCATGATCGCTCCACTTGTTCCTTGAACGGAAAAGAATGTGTGATCTGCCCCAAAAGCTTCAGCGGCAAGATCCTGGGCTTGTTTAATGATCCCCTTTGGCTGATGTAGATCATCGAGCGGAGCGATATTGATTAAATCTATGGATAATGCATTTTCTCCAATGAAATTACGGAAATCAGCGTCCATTCCTTTTCCTTTTTTATGACCTGGAATATGAAACTGAACGGGATTTTTTTTTGCATGCTGCAATAAGGCAGTGTATAAGGGTGTTTCATTCTGTGACAATTCTTTGTGGCCCCTTTTCAATAAAATAGGTACGTAATATTTGGGAGTATATACTCCCTTTCTATTAATGATCGTATGTTTCTCCGATTCCATCGTATGGTTAGTAAGCTTGTGGATAGACATAAAACATATGAATTATAGCACGTCTTATAATAAATGCCTAGAGTGACTTTAATGTCCTGACTTAAACAATTTATATATGTCTTTGTTGTTAAGGGGCTCAATAAAATTATCAGCAGATTATAAATGTCCATTTTCCTAGTATTTACTGGATTTACTCAAGAATTCTTCTTTTATTAATATTGTAGGTGAGTTTAAAAATTGAACGGTTAAACAATATTTGCCATAATGAAGCTAATGATTTTTGAATTCTGCTACATAAACAAACCACATAAAATGAAAAGGGAGCTGAGGAGTTTGAAGTGGAAAACGCGTGTGACCGATATGTTAGGTATTCAATACCCAATCGTACAAGGGGGATTGGCCCATTTAGCATATGCAGACCTGGCTGCGGCAGTTTCGAATGCAGGAGGGCTGGGGCAAGTAACGGCCATGTCCTTGGACAACCCGGAGCAACTGACAGATGAAATTAGAAAAACCAAATCATTGACGGATAAACCGTTTGGTGTGAACTTTGCAATCGGTCAGCATGGAAGACCTTATGAACACATGCTGGAAGCAGCCTTGAAAGAGGATATAGCAGCTGTTTCCGTAACCGGCGGCAACCCTGCACCATTTCTTGATTACCTCAAAGGCACCCAAGTGAAAAAACTAGTGCTCGTTGCAGCAAGAAGGCAGGCAATGAAGGCTGAACAGCTTGGGGCAGATGCGGTGATGGTAGTTGGTCAGGAGGGTGGAGGACATTTAGGCCGTGATGATATTGGAACTTCCGTGTTAATTCCTCAAGTTGTGGACTCCGTCAATATTCCGGTCATCGCCTCGGGTGGTTTTGGCGATGGGCGCGGTTTGATGGCAGCATTGGCACTTGGTGCCGAAGGAATCGAGATGGGAACACGATTCATAGCAGTCAAGGAATGTGTTCATGCACATGAATTATATAAAAATGCCTTGGTTTCCGGCACAGAAAATGATACCGTTGTCATCAAGCGTTCCATTGGTGCACCAGCCAGGGTAATTGCAAATGGCTGGACCGATAAGATCCTTGAAATAGAAAAAGAAAACGGCGGATATGAACAATTGAAGGATTACATAAGCGGAAAAGCGAATCAGCGTTATATCCATGACGGTGTCGAAGGTGAAGGCTTTGCTTGGGCCGGACAAGTGATGGGGCTGATTCATGATGTACCATCGACTGCTGAACTATTCAGTCGGATCATCGACCAGGCGGAAGCAATTCGTTCAAAATGGGCAGACTGATGATGCATGGTCTGCCGGACAGCATGAAAAACTATCTAGAAGGAGCGTGTTTAGGGTATGGATTATCAATATCCAATGGATCTTGATTGGTCTACTGAAGAAATCGTAGATGTGATCAAATTCTTTGAAGCTGTAGAAAAGGCTTATGAAAATAAAATACAAAAGGAAGAATTTATGAAGGCTTACCGAAGATTCAAGGAAATAGTCCCCGGTAAGGCGGATGAAAAAAAGTATACCGATGAGTTTGAGTCAGTCAGCACTTATTCAGCCTATCTTGCTATTAAGAAGGCAAAAGGAATCGATGACGGGGAATGGATAAAAA
This window encodes:
- a CDS encoding NAD(P)H-dependent flavin oxidoreductase; the protein is MKRELRSLKWKTRVTDMLGIQYPIVQGGLAHLAYADLAAAVSNAGGLGQVTAMSLDNPEQLTDEIRKTKSLTDKPFGVNFAIGQHGRPYEHMLEAALKEDIAAVSVTGGNPAPFLDYLKGTQVKKLVLVAARRQAMKAEQLGADAVMVVGQEGGGHLGRDDIGTSVLIPQVVDSVNIPVIASGGFGDGRGLMAALALGAEGIEMGTRFIAVKECVHAHELYKNALVSGTENDTVVIKRSIGAPARVIANGWTDKILEIEKENGGYEQLKDYISGKANQRYIHDGVEGEGFAWAGQVMGLIHDVPSTAELFSRIIDQAEAIRSKWAD
- a CDS encoding UPF0223 family protein, yielding MDYQYPMDLDWSTEEIVDVIKFFEAVEKAYENKIQKEEFMKAYRRFKEIVPGKADEKKYTDEFESVSTYSAYLAIKKAKGIDDGEWIKMKN